In Solobacterium moorei, a single genomic region encodes these proteins:
- a CDS encoding YwaF family protein: protein MTYFFRYEPDGVHNMSIFIIRVVFVAVLLFAYMQKHNKKLLQITLSLGLFLQAALFIWYSGNPVLFTKEGLPLYHCRLSAIMLAVSYFLKKEKWMRYFAWLGLLGAIIAFSFPDPSPFLWPHITNVTYIGSHMLLGLSAVIILCKEETELNDKDIFLYTVSMNLVISFANHFIGSNYGYLRALPKMFPFDFVPIQLIFILSVLISVIISVTEKIYLYIHRFYHKNVEEDIII from the coding sequence ATGACATATTTCTTTCGCTATGAACCAGATGGAGTTCATAACATGTCTATCTTTATTATACGGGTTGTATTTGTGGCAGTTTTATTATTTGCATATATGCAAAAACATAATAAAAAACTGTTACAAATTACCTTATCACTTGGATTATTCTTACAAGCAGCTTTGTTTATTTGGTATTCTGGAAACCCTGTTCTATTTACGAAGGAAGGACTGCCACTATATCATTGCAGATTATCCGCAATCATGCTTGCGGTATCTTACTTCTTGAAGAAGGAAAAGTGGATGCGATACTTTGCATGGCTTGGTTTACTTGGTGCAATCATTGCATTCTCATTCCCGGATCCATCACCATTCTTATGGCCACATATAACCAATGTTACTTATATTGGCAGTCATATGTTATTGGGGTTATCTGCAGTCATCATTTTATGCAAAGAGGAAACTGAGTTAAATGATAAAGATATTTTCTTATATACAGTTTCGATGAATCTTGTAATTTCTTTTGCAAATCATTTTATAGGGAGTAACTACGGGTATCTAAGGGCTTTACCAAAAATGTTTCCATTTGATTTTGTACCAATACAGTTAATCTTTATACTTTCTGTACTCATTAGTGTCATTATTAGCGTTACAGAAAAGATATATCTGTATATACATCGGTTTTATCATAAAAATGTTGAGGAAGACATCATTATTTAA
- a CDS encoding IS30 family transposase yields the protein MTSTYKQLSFDERLIIQNLLSDPNITLKMIALTLNRSPKAIRYEITHHLRIVVRANTHNKCGRQNQCNRTRLCTHCLQGRCKFCKHDNCNDLCSDFISSPICKHTSRFPYVCNNCPDAKTCKLPKVFYMADVAQKQRDDNVSSWKEGPKKSEAQMKMIVDAFEKGVKQNLSPDIIIHNNQLDISVSTAYRYIHFRHMGTIINVDLKRQVKYKTRSSSKHVVIPINYDWLEGRRYEDYLERIENEDVSINIWQMDTILGKQGDEEKCVLSLLHTRSNLQLYFLLKEKSMLAVQRAFEIIKDVLGPELFSMTFPIILTDNGSEFHDPLSLETDAYTGEKLISIYYCKAGRSDQKGKCEKNHEHFRECVPKGKSMNALTQKDINYVSDMVNNYPRRSLNYNSPIDIAALSLNKKVLSLNKLTHLNIKQVKLTPIIH from the coding sequence ATGACTAGCACATACAAACAGCTTTCTTTTGACGAACGACTCATTATTCAAAATCTGTTGTCTGATCCTAACATCACGCTCAAGATGATTGCCCTTACTCTTAACAGGAGTCCCAAGGCCATTCGCTATGAGATAACACACCATCTTAGAATTGTCGTCCGTGCCAATACTCATAATAAGTGTGGTAGACAAAATCAATGTAATCGCACAAGGTTATGTACTCACTGTCTACAAGGTCGTTGTAAGTTCTGTAAACATGATAACTGCAATGATCTATGTTCCGATTTCATCTCTTCACCAATATGCAAACATACATCTCGTTTCCCCTATGTCTGCAACAATTGCCCAGATGCCAAAACCTGCAAGTTGCCAAAGGTATTCTATATGGCCGATGTTGCCCAAAAACAGAGGGATGACAATGTCAGTAGTTGGAAGGAAGGACCAAAGAAATCAGAAGCACAAATGAAGATGATTGTCGATGCCTTTGAGAAAGGCGTCAAACAGAACCTTTCACCAGACATCATCATACACAACAATCAGTTGGACATATCAGTATCTACCGCATATCGTTATATTCATTTTCGTCATATGGGCACCATCATCAATGTAGACCTCAAGCGTCAGGTCAAATATAAAACACGCTCTTCCAGCAAACATGTCGTGATACCAATCAACTATGATTGGCTTGAAGGCAGAAGATATGAAGACTATCTCGAACGTATCGAGAATGAAGATGTTTCCATCAATATATGGCAAATGGATACAATACTCGGCAAGCAAGGCGATGAAGAGAAATGTGTCCTTTCACTCCTGCATACAAGATCGAATCTACAGTTATATTTTCTGTTAAAGGAAAAAAGCATGTTGGCTGTCCAGCGTGCATTCGAAATCATCAAGGATGTACTGGGACCTGAACTATTTTCTATGACCTTTCCAATCATTCTTACTGACAATGGCTCTGAGTTCCACGATCCTCTAAGTCTAGAGACCGATGCATATACAGGAGAAAAACTAATATCCATCTACTACTGCAAGGCCGGAAGAAGTGATCAGAAAGGTAAATGTGAGAAGAACCATGAACACTTTAGAGAATGTGTTCCAAAGGGAAAGAGTATGAATGCATTGACCCAGAAGGACATCAACTATGTGTCTGACATGGTAAACAATTATCCTCGTAGATCCTTAAACTACAATTCACCTATCGATATCGCCGCTCTATCACTAAACAAAAAGGTGTTAAGTCTTAACAAGTTGACTCACCTCAACATCAAACAAGTTAAGCTTACACCTATCATCCACTAG
- a CDS encoding helix-turn-helix domain-containing protein has protein sequence MLTKNSHMSYSDRQIIETGIENGSTKQAIATTLGKDKSTIGKEIKLHRFLAYKCNLPLECANYKRCKHERYCTLDCIDYVPFKCTRRDKSPGACNGCGNYRSCRYDKYRYSALDAQHDYQMTLTSSRQGVNATVNDIKQLGELLLPLIKKGQSIYSILQSHKEIKLSEKTIYNYIENGVFQDVGVSIGAIDLKRVVRRKMSKQKRNTYKPRKDNRYLTGRKYSDFLIYMEKNPNAKVVEMDTVYNDVSNGPFLQTFKFREYDLLICIYQTVKDSLHMLDGILLLEKILGKEMFEKEAEVILTDRGSEFVLAEEAEIREDGTRRTRMFYCDSMASWQKGSLENLHLLVREICPKGCDLHALGLTSQEKANLISIHINSYPKEKLHGRSSIQLLHFYNEEMAKKLYDFGITEIPPDEVILKPYLLK, from the coding sequence ATGTTAACGAAGAATTCGCACATGTCTTATTCAGATAGACAGATCATCGAAACTGGTATCGAAAATGGTTCTACCAAACAAGCTATCGCTACTACCCTTGGTAAAGACAAATCAACTATAGGAAAAGAAATCAAACTACATCGCTTCCTTGCATACAAATGTAATCTGCCTCTAGAGTGTGCTAACTACAAACGCTGTAAACATGAACGCTATTGTACTCTGGATTGTATCGATTATGTCCCTTTCAAATGTACTCGCAGGGACAAGTCACCAGGAGCTTGTAATGGATGTGGAAACTATCGCTCTTGTCGCTATGACAAATATCGATACTCTGCCCTCGATGCACAGCACGACTACCAGATGACACTTACATCTTCACGACAAGGTGTCAATGCGACAGTAAATGATATCAAGCAGCTCGGTGAACTCTTATTACCATTGATTAAGAAAGGTCAGTCCATCTACTCTATTCTTCAAAGCCACAAAGAGATCAAGCTATCCGAAAAGACGATATACAACTATATCGAAAATGGTGTCTTCCAAGATGTGGGTGTATCGATCGGTGCCATCGATTTGAAACGTGTCGTAAGACGAAAGATGTCCAAACAAAAGCGCAATACATACAAGCCACGTAAAGACAATCGATACCTGACAGGAAGAAAGTACTCCGACTTCTTGATATACATGGAAAAGAATCCAAATGCCAAGGTCGTAGAGATGGATACGGTATACAACGACGTGTCCAACGGACCTTTCCTACAGACCTTCAAATTCAGAGAGTATGACCTGTTGATATGTATCTATCAAACCGTAAAGGACTCCTTACATATGTTGGATGGGATCCTATTATTGGAAAAGATATTAGGAAAAGAAATGTTCGAAAAAGAAGCCGAGGTCATATTAACAGACAGAGGAAGTGAATTCGTCCTAGCTGAAGAAGCGGAGATACGTGAAGATGGAACTCGCAGGACACGTATGTTCTACTGTGATTCGATGGCCTCTTGGCAGAAAGGTAGTCTAGAGAACCTACATCTATTGGTAAGAGAGATATGCCCAAAGGGATGTGATCTCCATGCATTGGGACTTACATCACAAGAAAAGGCAAATCTCATCAGTATCCATATTAATTCATATCCAAAAGAAAAGCTGCACGGAAGATCGTCCATACAGCTGCTCCATTTCTACAACGAAGAAATGGCCAAGAAACTCTATGATTTTGGAATTACCGAAATCCCACCAGACGAAGTAATTCTAAAACCATATCTTCTAAAGTAA
- a CDS encoding DUF6709 family protein yields the protein MDTDHLFNVVKIDQSTYNQMKEQQAYWITCVDDETGELAPKPYRLYGVQKLLTNGCLEAIGASYKKSPVEMHKYVGSYYFSNGVEYDKDTVRILFLVGIVVIFNGAVSAFKLNKKNKNIENTIAYLESTGRLYEAWNELQTYLQTNKDGYCVILDNYVVSKQNGMMRPYEDILWAYRYVMRRNFVVVNQYALCRLVDGGRMELTPPGFSKKGAIEEILNTIAMKNPSVLLGYTTENQRAYNEMTKH from the coding sequence ATGGATACTGATCATTTATTTAATGTTGTTAAAATTGATCAGAGTACCTATAATCAGATGAAAGAGCAACAGGCTTATTGGATTACGTGTGTTGATGATGAAACTGGGGAGTTGGCTCCAAAACCATATCGGTTATATGGTGTTCAAAAGCTATTAACAAATGGATGTCTCGAAGCAATTGGTGCTTCTTATAAAAAGTCACCGGTAGAGATGCACAAGTATGTAGGTTCTTACTACTTCTCTAATGGGGTTGAATATGATAAGGATACAGTAAGAATATTATTCTTAGTAGGCATTGTGGTTATTTTTAATGGTGCGGTGTCTGCATTTAAACTCAATAAGAAAAATAAGAATATTGAAAATACAATTGCATACCTTGAAAGTACAGGTAGATTGTATGAAGCGTGGAATGAATTACAGACATACTTACAAACAAATAAGGATGGTTACTGTGTAATTCTAGATAACTATGTAGTTTCTAAACAGAATGGTATGATGAGACCATATGAAGATATTCTTTGGGCATATCGGTATGTCATGAGAAGAAACTTTGTTGTCGTAAATCAATACGCATTATGCCGGTTGGTTGATGGTGGAAGGATGGAACTAACACCTCCAGGATTTAGCAAGAAGGGCGCGATTGAGGAAATATTAAATACAATTGCGATGAAGAATCCTTCTGTTTTATTAGGCTATACAACAGAAAATCAACGTGCATATAATGAAATGACAAAACACTAA
- a CDS encoding MATE family efflux transporter: MIKERQFYQHLAAMMIPLVIQEIINFCVQMLDTVMVGSLGDAAVSAVTLAGQPYFIFNVFAFGLTSAGAVMISQYWGQKNIEKIKHIMSVMLWSVIVVSILYMGACWLFPREIIHIFASDEKLVELGISYLQVVVVSYLLNGLSMWYFSSLSAKENVKISAAVYTGSFFVNLICNYLLIYGNFGFPKLGVVGAAIGTIVARAFQLVCASIYARYHEKDIRFGLRDIFDFDKTMIPTYFHLSLPVIGDDLIWSLAVSTQLAIIGRMNSDYVAAASIASVAQQFVMILVYSMTKSATITTGKAVGQGNYERVKQIGRTFLVLSAFVGILACGVVLFIRTPVLSLYPNVTVETKNLAYQFMTVIAGIMLFTGIENAAIVGILRGAGDMHYAFRIDAGCMWFIGLPMGLLAAFVWKLPVTYVYFFLRFDIIFKIILCIRRILKGEYIKDFTRKPAS; encoded by the coding sequence GTGATTAAAGAGCGTCAATTTTATCAACACTTAGCAGCGATGATGATACCTCTTGTGATTCAAGAGATTATAAATTTCTGTGTACAGATGCTTGATACCGTCATGGTTGGATCTTTAGGAGATGCGGCAGTATCAGCGGTTACCTTGGCAGGACAGCCATACTTTATATTTAATGTCTTCGCGTTTGGTTTAACCTCTGCAGGGGCAGTTATGATTTCTCAATATTGGGGACAGAAGAATATTGAAAAGATCAAACATATCATGAGTGTAATGTTGTGGTCAGTTATCGTTGTATCTATACTATATATGGGGGCTTGTTGGTTATTCCCGCGAGAAATCATTCATATATTTGCAAGCGATGAAAAGTTAGTGGAACTTGGTATATCCTATCTTCAAGTAGTTGTTGTTTCGTATCTATTGAATGGATTATCCATGTGGTATTTCTCATCATTATCCGCAAAGGAAAATGTTAAAATCAGTGCAGCGGTATATACGGGTTCTTTCTTTGTAAATCTAATCTGTAATTATCTTTTGATTTATGGAAACTTTGGTTTTCCAAAGCTGGGCGTTGTTGGAGCTGCAATCGGTACGATTGTCGCAAGAGCGTTCCAACTTGTATGTGCAAGTATTTATGCGCGTTATCACGAGAAGGATATTCGATTTGGCTTGCGTGATATTTTTGATTTTGATAAAACGATGATTCCTACATATTTCCATTTAAGTCTTCCTGTGATTGGGGATGATTTGATTTGGAGTTTAGCGGTATCTACACAGTTAGCTATCATCGGCAGGATGAATAGTGATTATGTTGCGGCTGCTTCCATTGCGAGTGTTGCCCAACAATTTGTAATGATTCTTGTCTATTCCATGACGAAAAGTGCTACGATTACTACAGGAAAAGCAGTTGGACAAGGTAATTATGAGCGCGTAAAACAAATCGGTAGAACCTTTTTGGTGTTATCTGCGTTTGTAGGTATCCTTGCGTGTGGAGTTGTACTTTTTATACGAACACCAGTACTATCTCTATATCCAAATGTGACAGTTGAGACAAAGAATCTTGCGTATCAGTTTATGACTGTTATCGCTGGTATTATGTTATTTACAGGGATTGAAAATGCGGCAATTGTAGGTATTTTACGCGGTGCCGGAGATATGCATTATGCATTCCGCATTGATGCGGGTTGCATGTGGTTTATTGGCTTACCAATGGGATTACTTGCGGCTTTTGTTTGGAAGTTACCTGTAACGTATGTATATTTCTTCTTACGCTTTGATATTATTTTCAAAATTATTCTATGTATCCGTCGTATCTTAAAGGGCGAATATATTAAAGACTTTACGCGTAAGCCTGCATCCTAG
- the nrdG gene encoding anaerobic ribonucleoside-triphosphate reductase activating protein has product MYYGNIKEYDIADGPGVRVSLFVSGCTNRCKGCFQPQTWSFCYGNLYTEEVENHILDALGREYIQGLTLLGGEPFEPENQIELVKLLRKVKKQYPEKDLWSYTGFVYERDLVKGGRRHIEVTDEMLDLLDVLIDGPFMWQKKNLRLMYRGSENQRVIDLKKTRKEGKVVLLIE; this is encoded by the coding sequence ATGTATTACGGAAATATAAAAGAATATGACATTGCGGATGGTCCAGGGGTACGTGTATCACTCTTTGTATCGGGTTGTACCAATCGCTGTAAAGGCTGTTTCCAACCACAGACATGGAGCTTCTGCTATGGAAACTTATATACCGAAGAAGTTGAAAATCATATCCTAGATGCACTAGGAAGAGAGTATATCCAAGGATTGACACTTCTTGGTGGAGAACCATTTGAACCAGAGAATCAGATAGAACTTGTCAAACTTCTTCGTAAAGTAAAGAAGCAATATCCAGAAAAAGATTTATGGAGCTATACAGGCTTTGTCTATGAAAGAGATCTTGTAAAGGGTGGTAGAAGACATATAGAAGTTACGGATGAGATGTTAGATTTATTAGATGTACTGATTGACGGCCCATTTATGTGGCAGAAGAAGAATCTTCGTCTCATGTATCGCGGTTCAGAAAATCAACGTGTCATTGACCTTAAGAAAACACGTAAAGAAGGGAAAGTTGTACTACTAATTGAATGA
- a CDS encoding transposase — protein sequence MEIKYNLTVNKNGLDKKRGLSKSQLCIVVAIDCHKNTYAVICGHGKPSASRIFEALKNHIASGSTLVHDGERAHDKLIKELDLKEEFYKANTHDKEYLENMALINNMCSWLKRYIYRFIGMRMTNLQSYLNWFVYLFRVKGAVELWPKMDRILRHLILFNGTYKRNT from the coding sequence TTGGAAATAAAATATAATCTAACAGTAAACAAAAATGGCCTAGACAAGAAGAGAGGATTATCTAAGAGCCAACTCTGTATCGTTGTGGCAATCGATTGTCACAAAAATACATACGCTGTTATTTGTGGTCATGGAAAGCCATCTGCTTCACGTATCTTTGAAGCACTAAAGAATCATATCGCTTCCGGATCAACACTAGTACATGATGGCGAAAGAGCACATGACAAGCTGATAAAAGAATTAGATTTGAAAGAAGAATTCTATAAAGCCAATACACACGACAAAGAATATCTAGAGAACATGGCATTGATAAACAATATGTGCTCGTGGTTAAAAAGGTATATCTATCGCTTCATTGGGATGAGAATGACTAATCTACAATCCTATTTAAATTGGTTTGTATATCTGTTTAGAGTAAAAGGTGCAGTAGAACTGTGGCCAAAGATGGATAGAATTTTACGACATTTGATATTATTCAACGGAACATATAAGAGAAATACTTGA
- a CDS encoding DMT family transporter: MKNKNILGHLQIIMSSSLFGLMPLFTKMAYSYGATPITVAFCRCFYATIILALMLPIMKKNIFSIERRQIVPMLKIAIPFGLIPVALFNAYTHLDSGMATILFYTHPIFVMLLSIMMYHAFPSKKQILCMVLCLAGIVLLNAIQGEIKVIGIAIAILAGFIYSVYVIACGQKGIDEIDPTILSFWINLFASIAVGIIGIASGQLMIVTEPMGQVSMFILALVVSVIAVLLFQHGVLITGGLKASLLSTFEPLTSLFIGMIVFHELLTVRQWIGIVLVLVSVILLVIPVGAKKER; encoded by the coding sequence ATGAAGAACAAGAACATCTTAGGACATTTACAGATTATCATGTCCTCATCACTATTTGGCTTAATGCCGTTATTTACAAAGATGGCATATAGCTATGGCGCAACCCCAATTACAGTTGCATTCTGTCGTTGTTTCTACGCGACAATCATCCTTGCGTTGATGTTGCCAATTATGAAAAAGAATATCTTCTCGATTGAGCGTAGACAAATCGTACCAATGCTGAAGATTGCGATTCCATTTGGCTTAATTCCAGTTGCGTTATTTAATGCCTATACACACTTAGATTCAGGTATGGCAACGATTCTATTTTATACGCATCCAATCTTTGTTATGCTGTTGTCAATTATGATGTATCATGCATTTCCATCTAAGAAACAAATTCTATGTATGGTTCTATGTCTAGCAGGTATTGTTCTATTAAACGCAATTCAAGGGGAAATTAAAGTAATTGGTATTGCTATCGCAATTCTTGCAGGATTCATCTATAGCGTATATGTGATTGCTTGTGGTCAAAAGGGAATTGATGAAATTGATCCAACTATATTATCATTCTGGATTAACTTATTTGCGTCTATTGCAGTGGGTATTATTGGCATCGCTAGTGGTCAGTTAATGATTGTAACAGAACCAATGGGACAGGTATCTATGTTTATACTTGCATTAGTGGTATCTGTTATTGCAGTTTTACTATTCCAGCATGGTGTATTAATTACAGGTGGTTTAAAGGCTTCATTACTTAGTACATTTGAACCACTCACAAGTTTATTTATTGGTATGATTGTGTTTCATGAGTTATTAACTGTACGTCAATGGATTGGTATCGTACTTGTTCTTGTATCTGTGATTCTACTGGTCATCCCAGTTGGAGCGAAAAAAGAAAGATAG
- a CDS encoding DUF3793 family protein, with translation MPEELIVEHCAPTLAGVKTGNLFNCGYSCKEQLMKQIAEINHRFRNCDLRMTVLSYPKDRALIYLYRPTWLKTDLSKEDVVSILKERGYPIEDMSACIDVLSQRIQSSGQRVFPHEIGCFLGYPAEDVRGFIEDNKPCKLVGTWKVYGNEEMAKHLFQIYEKCTYAYLEHFEKGMSLEQLVRFV, from the coding sequence ATGCCGGAAGAACTCATTGTAGAACATTGTGCACCGACATTAGCCGGTGTCAAAACAGGAAACTTATTTAACTGTGGTTATTCTTGTAAAGAGCAGTTAATGAAGCAGATTGCGGAAATCAATCACCGTTTCAGAAATTGTGATCTTAGAATGACCGTCCTCAGTTATCCAAAAGATCGAGCACTCATATATCTGTATCGACCAACATGGTTGAAGACAGATTTATCTAAAGAAGATGTTGTTTCGATACTAAAAGAAAGAGGGTATCCTATCGAAGATATGTCTGCATGTATTGACGTATTGAGTCAACGCATTCAATCGTCAGGACAACGTGTATTCCCACATGAAATTGGATGTTTCTTGGGATATCCTGCAGAAGATGTTCGAGGTTTTATCGAGGATAATAAACCTTGTAAACTTGTCGGAACTTGGAAAGTTTATGGCAATGAAGAGATGGCAAAACATCTATTCCAAATATATGAGAAATGTACATATGCATATTTGGAACATTTTGAAAAAGGAATGTCTTTAGAGCAGTTAGTTAGATTTGTCTAA
- a CDS encoding flavodoxin produces MSKVAVVYTSTTGNTEKMAEAVAEGAKSKGAEVVVLTADAFNAGEVANYDAIAFGSPAMGVEQLEESTFEPMFADVEGSLAGKKVGLFGSYGWGDGEWMRTWQDRVAATGAVLVQDGVMANYEPDDGALAQCKALGEALA; encoded by the coding sequence ATGAGTAAAGTAGCAGTTGTGTACACAAGTACAACAGGTAACACAGAAAAGATGGCAGAAGCTGTCGCTGAAGGTGCAAAGAGCAAGGGAGCAGAAGTTGTTGTATTAACAGCAGATGCATTCAACGCTGGTGAAGTAGCTAACTACGATGCAATCGCATTTGGTAGCCCAGCTATGGGTGTTGAACAGCTCGAAGAAAGTACCTTCGAACCAATGTTCGCAGACGTTGAAGGTAGTCTAGCTGGTAAGAAGGTTGGACTATTTGGCTCCTATGGTTGGGGTGATGGTGAATGGATGCGTACATGGCAGGATCGTGTAGCAGCAACTGGAGCTGTATTAGTACAAGATGGTGTTATGGCAAACTATGAACCTGATGATGGTGCATTAGCACAGTGCAAAGCGTTAGGCGAAGCATTAGCTTAA
- a CDS encoding 5-deoxy-glucuronate isomerase, whose translation MSKLFGYPKFDSAGEMILTTYDNEYSAMNMDIRVYQLAKGQSRSFMSDFEETAILLLSGNILYEFENTSQHATRKDVFSEGPWALHASKNIKITINANDNTEILVQKTKNNKDFGAKIYTPKDAPWAYAKSSHHKFGNVANRRVNTIFDHDISPESNMVLGEVLNDRGNWSGYLPHRHPQPECYFFKFDRPEGFGASFVGDSVFKSVNNSFSAIPGGELHPQSAAPGYQLYTCWMIRHIDNNPWLQTDRNEDESFLWLHDAEF comes from the coding sequence ATGTCTAAATTATTTGGATATCCAAAATTTGATTCTGCAGGCGAAATGATACTGACTACATACGATAATGAATACTCCGCAATGAATATGGATATACGTGTCTATCAACTTGCAAAAGGTCAATCTCGAAGTTTTATGTCTGATTTCGAAGAAACAGCAATTCTTCTGTTATCTGGCAATATTTTGTATGAGTTCGAAAATACATCGCAACATGCAACTCGCAAGGATGTCTTCTCTGAAGGTCCATGGGCTTTGCATGCATCCAAAAACATAAAGATTACTATCAATGCTAACGATAACACTGAAATTCTGGTACAAAAAACTAAAAACAATAAAGATTTCGGTGCAAAAATCTATACCCCTAAGGATGCTCCGTGGGCATATGCAAAATCCTCTCATCATAAGTTTGGTAATGTAGCAAACCGTAGAGTTAATACTATCTTTGATCATGATATCTCTCCAGAGTCAAATATGGTACTGGGAGAAGTACTAAACGATCGAGGAAACTGGTCAGGATATTTACCACACCGTCATCCACAACCAGAATGCTATTTCTTTAAGTTTGATCGTCCAGAAGGATTTGGTGCAAGTTTTGTTGGTGACTCGGTATTTAAGAGTGTCAACAACTCATTCTCAGCAATTCCTGGAGGAGAACTACACCCTCAATCGGCTGCGCCTGGTTATCAGCTTTATACATGTTGGATGATTCGACATATCGATAATAATCCTTGGTTACAAACTGATCGCAATGAAGATGAATCCTTCTTATGGTTACATGATGCAGAATTCTAA
- the iolC gene encoding 5-dehydro-2-deoxygluconokinase, whose amino-acid sequence MKYITFDQSRPLDIVLLGRIAIDFNPSYQDAIKEDFKPLKKVHTFEMFVGGSPANIAVGVNKHGLKTGFIGKVSNDQFGDFVTDYFNERGIDTSRVTRCKNGEKLGLTFTEMLSPKKSHILMYRNQVADLKLSVEDIDEEYIKSTKAILISGTALAESPSREAALKAVMLARKNNTIIIFDIDYRKYNWKNKDEIAIYYSSVAKEADIIMGSREEFDLTEMFINVSSTDAESANYWQSQNAKIVVIKHGMKGSTAYINNGEKFSIKPFPVQARKGFGGGDGYASGFLYGLYQGWDMIDCLEFGSAEASMMVKSNNCSDDLPSADQVHAFIKEEKELYGEMIARKED is encoded by the coding sequence ATGAAATATATTACCTTTGACCAATCTAGACCGCTTGATATTGTTCTACTAGGTAGAATTGCAATAGACTTTAATCCATCCTATCAAGATGCTATTAAAGAAGATTTTAAACCACTCAAAAAAGTGCATACATTCGAAATGTTTGTTGGAGGTTCCCCTGCCAATATCGCAGTTGGTGTAAATAAGCATGGTTTAAAAACCGGATTCATCGGAAAAGTATCAAATGATCAATTTGGAGATTTTGTTACAGATTACTTTAATGAAAGAGGTATTGATACAAGTAGAGTCACACGCTGCAAAAATGGAGAAAAATTAGGTTTAACATTTACCGAAATGTTATCCCCAAAGAAGAGTCATATTTTGATGTATAGAAATCAAGTGGCTGATCTCAAACTGAGCGTTGAAGACATTGATGAAGAATATATAAAATCAACAAAAGCAATATTGATTTCAGGTACAGCACTAGCTGAAAGTCCATCTCGTGAAGCTGCCTTAAAAGCCGTCATGCTTGCAAGGAAAAATAATACAATTATTATCTTTGACATTGATTACAGAAAATATAATTGGAAAAATAAAGATGAAATTGCAATTTACTATTCTTCTGTAGCAAAAGAAGCAGACATAATTATGGGCTCTAGAGAAGAATTTGATTTAACTGAAATGTTTATCAATGTTAGTTCTACAGATGCGGAATCTGCTAACTATTGGCAATCTCAAAATGCTAAAATTGTTGTAATAAAACATGGTATGAAAGGCTCTACTGCATACATTAATAATGGTGAGAAATTTTCCATTAAACCATTCCCGGTTCAAGCAAGAAAAGGTTTTGGCGGAGGTGATGGATACGCATCAGGTTTCTTATATGGCCTATATCAAGGATGGGATATGATTGACTGCTTAGAATTTGGTTCTGCAGAAGCTTCCATGATGGTAAAAAGCAATAACTGTTCTGATGATTTGCCATCTGCAGATCAAGTTCATGCATTTATAAAAGAGGAAAAAGAACTATATGGCGAAATGATTGCCAGAAAGGAAGATTAA